From the genome of Chitinispirillales bacterium ANBcel5, one region includes:
- the purB gene encoding adenylosuccinate lyase, with the protein MGSQNKNSYSNPLLERYASQKMSAVFSPQFKFSTWRKLWVALAEGQQELGLPISDEQIEEMRAFVDDIDFELAATYEKETRHDVMAHVHTFGSQCPKAKPIIHLGATSAYVGDNTDLIQLKKATEITLSRLSTLIATLRNFAWENRSVATLGFTHFQPAQLTTVGKRASLWLYDLLMDFEALETFHSSLRFRGVKGTTGTQASFLSLFEGNHQKVKDLDSSVCSKMNFEKVLPVTGQTYTRKIDSQITSILSGLAQSLHKIANDIRLLQNLKEIEEPFETKQIGSSAMAYKRNPMRSERLTALCRFIMSNSLSPAMTAAEQWFERTLDDSANKRLTIPETFLGADAALIIGENVCNGLVVYPKVIEKHINAELPFMATENIIMAAVKKGADRQEIHERIRIHSMEAAKEVKLKGKENDLLERVASDPKFSMSKEDLLSLLKVSDFIGRAPEQVEEFLRESVDPLIKKADKFANTQKEDLSV; encoded by the coding sequence ATGGGTAGCCAAAATAAAAATAGTTATAGTAACCCCCTACTTGAAAGATATGCAAGCCAAAAGATGTCAGCAGTCTTTTCACCTCAGTTTAAATTCAGTACGTGGCGCAAACTATGGGTAGCACTTGCAGAAGGCCAGCAAGAGCTTGGTTTGCCAATAAGCGATGAACAAATTGAGGAGATGAGAGCGTTTGTTGATGATATCGATTTTGAACTCGCAGCTACATACGAAAAAGAAACTCGTCACGATGTAATGGCCCATGTACACACGTTTGGTTCTCAGTGTCCAAAAGCCAAGCCAATTATTCATCTTGGTGCAACCAGTGCATATGTAGGGGATAATACAGATCTTATTCAGCTTAAAAAAGCTACTGAAATCACTCTTTCACGACTCAGTACACTAATCGCTACATTGCGCAACTTTGCCTGGGAAAACAGGTCAGTCGCAACCCTTGGCTTTACCCATTTTCAGCCAGCACAGCTCACCACAGTAGGAAAACGAGCCAGCCTTTGGCTTTATGATCTTTTGATGGACTTTGAAGCACTTGAAACCTTTCACTCCAGTTTACGATTCAGAGGCGTAAAAGGAACTACCGGCACACAAGCCAGTTTTTTGAGTCTCTTTGAAGGCAATCATCAGAAAGTAAAAGATCTGGACAGTAGTGTTTGTTCAAAAATGAACTTTGAAAAAGTACTTCCGGTAACTGGCCAGACGTATACACGTAAAATAGACTCTCAAATCACATCCATACTTTCTGGTTTAGCTCAGTCTCTCCATAAAATAGCAAACGATATTCGTTTGCTTCAGAATTTAAAAGAGATAGAGGAGCCCTTTGAAACCAAACAAATAGGCTCTTCTGCAATGGCTTACAAAAGAAATCCCATGCGGTCCGAAAGGCTTACAGCCCTTTGTCGATTTATAATGTCAAATTCACTTTCACCGGCAATGACTGCAGCGGAGCAGTGGTTCGAAAGAACATTAGATGATTCAGCCAACAAACGGCTCACTATTCCAGAAACGTTTCTGGGTGCAGATGCTGCCCTTATTATTGGTGAAAACGTCTGTAACGGACTTGTTGTCTACCCTAAAGTCATTGAAAAGCATATAAATGCAGAACTGCCATTCATGGCAACCGAAAATATAATCATGGCAGCAGTTAAAAAAGGGGCCGACCGTCAGGAAATTCATGAGCGAATAAGAATACATTCAATGGAAGCTGCCAAAGAAGTAAAACTTAAGGGTAAAGAAAACGATCTTCTTGAAAGAGTTGCTTCAGACCCTAAGTTTTCGATGTCAAAAGAGGATTTATTATCACTTCTCAAAGTCAGTGATTTCATAGGCAGGGCCCCAGAACAGGTTGAAGAGTTTTTAAGGGAATCTGTAGACCCTCTTATAAAAAAGGCAGATAAGTTTGCAAACACCCAAAAAGAAGATCTAAGTGTTTAA
- the pilO gene encoding type 4a pilus biogenesis protein PilO: MKKKKFDLKNPKIRNPLLIILVGLSIGYMWYEQFYREAKLQLEVATREKNEKENELRTILALRPQLNVLRQEKREAELQLDSLRSMFPDQKEVPGLIQEISTVARASQIITTKFNPLPDVEQEHYVENRYNVAVAGMYHNLGEFFAFLANFPLIINLSSVIISANPGYDDARYSTDVSDIFVPSIVATFEMTTFSSKP, translated from the coding sequence ATGAAAAAGAAAAAATTTGATTTGAAGAATCCCAAAATACGCAATCCACTTCTTATAATTTTGGTAGGATTGTCTATAGGGTATATGTGGTATGAGCAGTTTTACCGGGAAGCAAAACTGCAACTGGAAGTTGCTACAAGAGAAAAAAATGAAAAGGAAAATGAATTAAGAACCATTCTTGCTCTACGGCCTCAGTTAAATGTGCTTAGACAAGAAAAACGTGAAGCTGAACTGCAGCTTGATTCTTTAAGATCAATGTTTCCGGATCAAAAGGAAGTGCCTGGTTTAATACAGGAAATATCAACCGTTGCTCGTGCGAGCCAAATTATTACCACAAAATTCAATCCGCTTCCAGATGTAGAGCAGGAACATTACGTTGAAAACAGATATAATGTTGCTGTTGCCGGAATGTATCACAATTTGGGAGAATTCTTTGCTTTTTTAGCTAATTTTCCCTTAATAATAAATCTCAGTTCGGTTATTATTTCGGCCAATCCCGGCTATGATGATGCTCGTTACAGCACTGATGTATCGGATATATTTGTACCATCAATCGTAGCCACTTTTGAAATGACCACCTTTTCATCAAAACCTTAA
- a CDS encoding anaerobic ribonucleoside-triphosphate reductase activating protein: MSNSMNISAWLKSSFIDFPGTVSTVLFLSGCNLHCPFCHNPTIVKNENPAISLDDVLGHLKKRKGIIDGVVISGGEPTIHRELPALFEAVRELGVRVKLDTNGLNPQMIYRVKPDYLALDIKTVPEKYNFLGSTYSDTAQRLQQSIAVVRNMAENAEVRIPVVPDFIGDDEIYKFLRLLRGVKKVFLQPFQNSTELLNEDYRKKTPLSLEKLKYWSGMFKERGIDCSVRGQ; the protein is encoded by the coding sequence TTGTCAAACAGCATGAACATTTCAGCCTGGCTTAAAAGTTCATTCATTGATTTTCCAGGGACGGTTTCTACCGTCCTTTTTCTTTCTGGTTGCAACTTACATTGCCCCTTTTGCCACAATCCAACTATTGTTAAAAATGAAAACCCGGCTATATCCCTCGATGATGTATTGGGACATTTAAAGAAACGTAAAGGGATTATTGATGGTGTTGTAATAAGTGGAGGTGAACCGACGATTCATAGAGAACTTCCTGCTCTTTTTGAGGCGGTTCGTGAACTTGGTGTTCGCGTTAAACTTGACACTAACGGTCTTAATCCTCAAATGATTTACCGGGTTAAACCAGATTATTTGGCTCTGGATATAAAGACGGTTCCTGAAAAGTATAATTTTCTTGGTTCTACTTATAGTGATACCGCTCAACGACTTCAGCAATCAATAGCAGTGGTACGGAATATGGCTGAAAACGCAGAAGTTAGGATACCTGTCGTACCTGATTTTATTGGTGATGATGAAATATATAAATTCTTACGACTTTTAAGAGGGGTGAAAAAAGTTTTCCTTCAGCCATTTCAAAATAGTACAGAGCTTCTCAATGAAGATTACAGAAAAAAAACACCTCTTTCTTTAGAGAAACTCAAGTATTGGAGCGGTATGTTTAAAGAAAGAGGAATTGATTGTTCTGTAAGAGGGCAATAA
- a CDS encoding PilN domain-containing protein, which translates to MIERIEINLLPAEYRIHSRRLRLPRETVYPILGLLLFALGITLFSFWTRNSINQIENEIAMLDNNIQQNRHIQTEINELRRDKQIIDEKVRALERINVNREKWVRLMELFARRLPTHSYLTSLREEQDSKLRIEGRTFSFPEVATFMTRLKESEYITHVELSNIEQIDDRSREYRFGMVCSINPDAGMEIISEDAVKVSSR; encoded by the coding sequence ATGATTGAACGCATAGAAATAAATCTGCTCCCAGCCGAGTATCGCATACATTCAAGAAGGTTGCGATTACCTCGTGAAACAGTATACCCAATTCTTGGACTCTTACTTTTTGCGTTAGGGATAACACTTTTTAGTTTCTGGACAAGAAACAGTATAAATCAGATTGAAAACGAAATTGCTATGTTAGATAATAACATTCAGCAAAACAGGCACATTCAGACAGAGATAAATGAACTTAGACGCGATAAGCAAATAATTGATGAGAAAGTCAGAGCCCTTGAGAGAATTAATGTTAACAGGGAAAAATGGGTGAGGCTTATGGAGTTATTTGCAAGACGTCTCCCCACTCATTCGTATTTGACTTCATTAAGGGAAGAACAAGATTCAAAGCTTAGAATTGAAGGGAGAACCTTTTCTTTTCCAGAAGTTGCTACATTTATGACACGATTAAAAGAGAGCGAATACATAACTCATGTTGAATTATCAAATATTGAGCAAATTGATGATAGGAGCCGTGAATATCGTTTTGGAATGGTATGTTCAATTAATCCTGATGCTGGAATGGAAATAATTTCTGAAGATGCAGTAAAGGTATCAAGCAGATGA
- a CDS encoding PilZ domain-containing protein, whose amino-acid sequence MNKEIKNIIYLAILTCKVLVSPSFSQDLISQIGWNRATPGVIMGIVSVVTSGFVMLLVLHIRTQKKAKKISVEASRDAFSQYIQKAGLVDREEKILVEMSGEENPNLLIQSSSFFERCIHNYVEKLISQNDSEKHLEVMNEQLGVIRKKLGHNFLPFEHPLVSTRNMSIGQRLSVHTHNGGELLNNALVVRNEELSFYLSYRVEQEDVVDVGTGSMLNLCFTRHNDGIYNICAQVRRSTPGCIEFFHSFDIKRNQLRQFMRLEVSFSVRFRLITTVSPEHSDLAGIWLQGRVTDIGGGGLSIVYGKSFVPGDIFLLNIMLSNGTLSGVKAKLLRVSLIETNDCTKYKHHLQFISIDSAGRDKIVRFVFEKLRQINQMR is encoded by the coding sequence ATGAATAAGGAAATAAAAAATATCATTTACCTTGCAATTTTAACCTGTAAGGTACTTGTTTCCCCCTCCTTTTCGCAGGATTTGATATCCCAAATTGGCTGGAACAGGGCTACTCCAGGTGTTATCATGGGTATTGTTTCAGTTGTTACTTCAGGATTTGTTATGCTACTGGTGTTACACATTCGTACCCAGAAAAAGGCAAAGAAGATTAGCGTTGAGGCATCCAGAGATGCTTTTAGCCAATACATTCAAAAGGCAGGTTTGGTTGATAGAGAGGAAAAGATTCTGGTTGAAATGTCAGGTGAGGAAAATCCAAATCTGCTGATTCAATCCAGCAGCTTTTTTGAACGCTGTATTCATAATTATGTAGAGAAACTTATTAGCCAAAATGATTCTGAAAAGCATCTTGAAGTAATGAATGAGCAACTGGGAGTGATAAGAAAAAAGCTGGGGCACAATTTTCTTCCATTTGAACATCCTCTTGTTTCGACCAGAAATATGAGTATAGGGCAGCGCTTATCGGTGCATACTCATAATGGAGGTGAGCTTCTTAACAATGCTCTTGTAGTAAGAAATGAGGAGTTATCTTTTTATCTCAGTTACCGGGTTGAGCAGGAGGATGTAGTGGATGTGGGAACGGGTTCAATGCTAAATCTGTGTTTTACCCGACATAATGATGGTATATACAATATTTGTGCACAGGTAAGGAGATCTACCCCCGGTTGCATCGAGTTTTTTCACAGCTTTGATATCAAACGCAATCAGCTAAGGCAATTTATGCGCCTCGAAGTGAGTTTTTCTGTTCGTTTCAGGCTGATTACCACGGTTTCACCCGAACACAGTGACTTAGCTGGTATATGGCTCCAGGGTAGGGTTACAGATATAGGTGGGGGTGGACTTAGCATTGTTTACGGCAAGTCTTTTGTTCCCGGAGATATATTTTTGCTCAATATCATGCTTTCAAATGGTACCCTCAGTGGTGTAAAAGCAAAGCTTTTACGAGTGTCACTTATTGAAACTAACGATTGCACCAAATACAAACACCATCTGCAGTTTATTTCAATTGATTCGGCTGGAAGGGACAAAATAGTACGCTTTGTTTTCGAAAAGCTACGTCAGATTAATCAGATGCGTTAG
- a CDS encoding tetratricopeptide repeat protein: MSRSFLPFVFCFLLVVSLSAGAQSIEENMIKGTQLLQSGGYNRALNHFRQVVNRDPRHFDAQHHLGLTYLQMGQNQNAIRELKRATELSPRSVFAWINLSIAYQNNGDKEDAANALYQAVSHDPQNVKVKMNLATLYTEAGMIDEAISQYKEIISMESNNTEALMNLAQTLLNEKRGDEAKEYLRKVAESDPQSGTARYQLGRLYLEEGKQQNALAEFELAAQAQPSEPVYHLEVANIYEDKDEKEEAIRALRRAMVYSDRRNRDVIQNRINMLEGKEDEMTTPVSQRQMRDLRQELRTEEKRQQTQVMETTPQIDVMGSFEGLGADREDTAPTFDILEEMRSRGAGE, translated from the coding sequence ATGAGCAGATCATTTCTTCCATTTGTATTTTGTTTTTTGTTGGTGGTGAGTTTAAGTGCCGGGGCTCAATCCATTGAAGAAAACATGATCAAGGGAACTCAATTACTTCAAAGTGGCGGGTATAATCGTGCACTTAATCATTTTCGTCAGGTTGTAAACCGGGACCCCAGGCATTTTGATGCCCAGCACCACCTTGGACTAACTTACCTTCAGATGGGGCAGAATCAAAATGCCATTCGAGAGCTTAAGAGGGCAACAGAGCTTAGCCCAAGATCAGTGTTTGCATGGATTAATCTCTCTATAGCATACCAGAACAATGGTGATAAAGAAGATGCTGCCAATGCATTATATCAGGCTGTTTCACACGACCCTCAAAACGTAAAGGTAAAAATGAATCTTGCCACTTTATACACTGAAGCCGGGATGATAGATGAAGCAATATCTCAGTACAAAGAGATTATTTCGATGGAAAGTAATAATACAGAAGCACTGATGAATTTAGCTCAAACGTTACTGAACGAAAAAAGGGGAGACGAGGCAAAAGAGTATCTTAGAAAAGTAGCTGAAAGCGACCCCCAAAGCGGTACTGCCAGGTATCAACTTGGGAGGCTCTATCTTGAGGAAGGCAAGCAGCAGAATGCACTTGCGGAGTTTGAGCTGGCCGCACAGGCGCAGCCCTCAGAGCCGGTTTATCACCTTGAGGTAGCTAATATATATGAAGATAAAGATGAAAAAGAAGAGGCTATAAGAGCCCTTAGAAGGGCTATGGTTTACTCTGACAGAAGAAACAGAGATGTAATCCAGAATAGGATCAATATGCTGGAAGGCAAGGAAGATGAGATGACAACACCTGTTTCACAGCGCCAAATGAGAGATCTGAGACAAGAGCTACGAACAGAAGAGAAGAGACAGCAAACGCAGGTTATGGAAACAACACCTCAGATTGATGTAATGGGATCATTTGAAGGGTTAGGTGCTGACAGAGAGGATACTGCACCTACCTTTGATATTTTAGAAGAGATGAGAAGCAGAGGAGCTGGTGAATAG
- a CDS encoding ribonucleoside triphosphate reductase: MISTIRKRDGKLVPYDNFKIANAIFKAASAVGGRDFGVSLMLAKHVEEVIAKRFHSNSIPAVEEIQDIVEKVLIEQGHAKVAKAFIIYREQHRRIRSTNDLLLDIANTMNGYLKQQDWRVNENSNVNYSLGGLILHNSGAITANYWLENIYGNDISNAHRNGDIHLHDLSMFSGYCAGWSLRQLISEGLGGVKGKISSHPPKHLSTLIQQMVNFLGILQNEWAGAQAFSSFDTYLAPFIRADKLSYKDVKQQIQSFIFGVNTPSRWGSQAPFTNITLDWVVPDDLKDQPAIVGGKPMDATYGDFQPEMDVINKAFLEVLIEGDAEGRGFSYPIPTYNITESFNWDSENAELLFKMTGKYGTPYFQNFINSNLNPGDVRSMCCRLQLDKRELRNRGGGLFGADEFTGSIGVVTINLPRIGYFSNTKEDYFRQLDHYMDVARDSLEIKRKVITKLMDQGLFPYTQRYLRHWNNHFSTIGLIGMNESTLNFMGKDLKEVEAREFAMEVLQHMRNRLITYQEETGHLYNLEATPGEGTSFRLAKIDKDRFSRMIISGGDIPYYTNSTQLPVDSTDDVFDALDMQSQIQKQYTGGTVFHAHIGESIDDIEVCKEMVKKIAYNYQIPYFTLSPVFSVCRNHGYLRGQHFSCPTCSEEAEVYARIVGYYRPVQNWNPGKKSEYKERIVFGIDNPVEIESGVQTNEEKQTQESVCQTA, encoded by the coding sequence ATGATTTCTACGATCCGGAAACGTGACGGGAAGCTGGTTCCATATGATAATTTTAAGATAGCTAATGCAATATTTAAGGCCGCATCTGCTGTGGGAGGAAGAGACTTTGGAGTTTCACTGATGTTGGCTAAGCATGTTGAAGAGGTAATTGCTAAACGATTTCATTCAAATTCGATACCCGCAGTCGAAGAAATTCAGGATATCGTCGAGAAGGTACTTATAGAGCAGGGACATGCAAAAGTAGCTAAAGCTTTCATTATTTATAGAGAACAACATCGCCGTATCCGAAGTACCAACGATCTGTTGCTTGATATAGCAAACACCATGAATGGCTATTTGAAACAACAGGACTGGAGAGTGAATGAAAACTCCAATGTAAACTATTCTCTGGGAGGGCTCATTCTCCACAACAGTGGAGCCATAACCGCTAACTACTGGCTTGAGAATATTTATGGAAATGACATATCCAATGCTCACAGAAACGGTGATATTCACCTTCATGACCTCTCTATGTTTTCCGGTTACTGTGCGGGCTGGTCCTTAAGGCAACTTATTTCAGAAGGTCTTGGGGGTGTTAAAGGTAAAATATCTTCCCATCCTCCTAAGCATCTTTCTACACTGATACAGCAGATGGTGAATTTTCTTGGCATTTTGCAAAACGAATGGGCTGGAGCTCAAGCTTTTTCATCATTCGATACCTACCTTGCCCCATTTATCAGGGCTGATAAACTAAGCTACAAGGATGTTAAGCAACAAATACAATCCTTTATTTTTGGCGTTAATACCCCTTCCCGCTGGGGTTCTCAGGCACCTTTTACCAATATAACACTTGATTGGGTTGTTCCCGATGATCTCAAAGATCAGCCGGCAATCGTTGGTGGAAAACCAATGGATGCTACTTATGGAGACTTCCAGCCTGAAATGGATGTGATAAACAAGGCATTTCTCGAGGTGCTTATAGAGGGAGATGCTGAAGGAAGAGGCTTTTCCTATCCTATTCCTACTTATAACATTACCGAGTCATTCAATTGGGACAGCGAAAATGCTGAGCTTTTATTCAAGATGACCGGGAAGTATGGTACTCCATATTTTCAAAACTTCATCAACTCGAATTTGAACCCGGGTGATGTACGCTCAATGTGCTGTAGGCTTCAATTAGATAAAAGAGAGTTGCGTAACAGGGGTGGTGGTCTTTTTGGTGCAGATGAATTCACTGGCTCAATAGGTGTAGTTACTATAAACTTACCACGAATTGGCTACTTCTCAAATACCAAAGAAGATTACTTCAGACAGCTTGACCATTACATGGATGTGGCAAGAGATTCACTTGAGATTAAACGCAAGGTGATCACAAAGCTGATGGATCAGGGGCTCTTTCCATATACTCAAAGATATCTGCGCCACTGGAACAACCACTTCTCAACTATTGGTCTTATAGGGATGAATGAGTCAACACTCAATTTCATGGGCAAAGATCTAAAAGAGGTTGAGGCAAGAGAGTTTGCGATGGAAGTACTCCAACATATGCGTAATAGGCTCATTACCTACCAGGAAGAAACCGGACATCTGTATAACCTTGAAGCTACCCCTGGCGAAGGAACATCATTTCGATTAGCCAAAATCGATAAAGACAGGTTCTCGAGAATGATTATTTCTGGTGGGGATATTCCCTATTACACTAACTCAACACAGCTTCCGGTTGATTCAACAGATGATGTTTTTGATGCTTTGGATATGCAAAGTCAGATTCAAAAACAGTACACCGGAGGGACGGTGTTTCATGCACATATTGGAGAGTCAATCGATGATATTGAGGTGTGCAAAGAAATGGTGAAAAAGATAGCATACAATTATCAAATACCATACTTTACTCTATCTCCGGTTTTTTCTGTATGTCGAAACCATGGTTATCTGAGAGGTCAACACTTCTCTTGTCCCACTTGTTCTGAGGAAGCGGAAGTTTATGCCAGAATAGTTGGGTATTACAGGCCGGTTCAGAACTGGAATCCAGGAAAGAAATCTGAGTATAAAGAGCGTATCGTCTTTGGCATAGATAATCCAGTTGAGATAGAATCAGGTGTACAAACTAATGAGGAAAAGCAAACACAGGAGTCTGTTTGTCAAACAGCATGA
- a CDS encoding histidinol-phosphatase, giving the protein MLADYHIHTPYCRHAFGKIVDYIEKAISLGFDEIGFSDHLGRYYLSRSQKKRNWDWGMNNRDLALYFDELSTLKEAYSDRITIRIGLEVDYIKGAEELASEILSLYPLDYTICSVHCLPHFGLKHLAQYKKVDPLSIYLEYFDAAREALKCGLFQSLAHLDFIWRYIPWPEGSEALIFKEIQKTVETASQNESTKLEINSNGYLWSNKSKIRDYDPFIVMIEEIAKRDVTITIGSDAHEPVWVGKAFDSILSLLIKKGVKNFCCFDKKRAIIHPLQPPDKSN; this is encoded by the coding sequence GTGCTTGCAGATTATCATATTCACACTCCTTACTGTCGTCATGCCTTTGGCAAAATAGTCGATTATATAGAGAAAGCAATCTCCCTTGGCTTTGATGAGATTGGTTTTTCAGACCATCTTGGACGTTATTACCTCAGTCGGTCGCAAAAAAAACGAAACTGGGACTGGGGAATGAACAATCGGGATCTGGCGCTCTATTTTGATGAACTTAGTACTCTAAAAGAGGCCTATTCAGATCGTATAACAATACGCATCGGTCTGGAGGTAGATTACATTAAAGGTGCCGAAGAACTTGCTTCAGAGATACTCTCCCTTTACCCTTTGGATTATACTATTTGCTCAGTACACTGTCTTCCACACTTTGGCCTTAAGCATCTTGCACAATACAAAAAGGTTGATCCACTTTCAATATATTTGGAATATTTTGATGCAGCCCGAGAAGCCTTGAAGTGTGGGTTATTTCAGTCTCTCGCTCACCTTGATTTTATATGGCGATATATACCCTGGCCAGAAGGCAGTGAAGCCCTTATTTTCAAAGAAATACAAAAAACTGTTGAAACTGCATCACAAAATGAATCAACCAAGCTTGAGATCAATTCAAACGGTTACCTATGGTCAAATAAGTCCAAGATAAGAGATTACGATCCCTTTATAGTTATGATCGAGGAGATAGCAAAACGGGATGTAACAATAACCATTGGTTCAGATGCACACGAACCAGTGTGGGTTGGAAAAGCATTTGATTCTATTTTGTCTCTGCTTATAAAAAAAGGGGTAAAAAATTTCTGTTGTTTTGATAAGAAAAGAGCAATTATACACCCCCTTCAGCCTCCAGATAAATCAAATTGA
- the pilM gene encoding type IV pilus assembly protein PilM: MNLLGKIQGQQTSVGLDIGNHSLKLVKLRHTKDGHFLEATGIKELPPGTIEGSEIKKRDALIDAITTLINQCDPSIIEVVISMSGHGIISDKFLFKIDENENAEELILWEAGQRSPFDVDDITLDYKILHRYPDTNEIEVLLVAAKNQVMQNYIDLLYDAGLKPVIVDVDAFAITNCYALECAGLPDTGTVALLNIGHDLTNVTFIKDGIYHSTRDISTAGEFFNRTLQRNLGLSSEEALLAIKGRTTTNLDMNVLRQSVEYAAEELSSGIDLAFSYYKSSEKSDTIDKIVLSGGGAYIPSLISFLEKRHQTTVQVANPLSYLEYNPELFGSVEPQNISALLTVAVGLALRKVAE, encoded by the coding sequence ATGAATCTCCTGGGAAAAATTCAGGGTCAGCAAACTTCGGTCGGTTTAGATATCGGCAATCATTCTCTAAAGCTGGTAAAGCTTCGTCATACCAAGGATGGCCACTTCTTAGAGGCCACAGGAATCAAGGAGCTTCCACCAGGTACTATTGAGGGAAGCGAGATAAAGAAACGGGATGCGCTGATAGACGCTATAACAACATTGATTAATCAGTGCGATCCTTCAATAATTGAAGTGGTAATATCAATGTCTGGACATGGGATAATTTCTGATAAATTTTTGTTTAAAATTGATGAAAACGAAAATGCAGAAGAACTTATTCTGTGGGAAGCTGGACAGAGAAGTCCTTTTGATGTAGATGATATTACTCTTGATTACAAGATTTTACACCGTTATCCCGATACAAATGAAATTGAAGTGCTTCTGGTTGCTGCGAAAAACCAGGTAATGCAAAATTATATTGATTTGCTCTATGACGCAGGGCTCAAGCCTGTCATTGTTGACGTTGATGCATTTGCAATCACAAACTGTTATGCTCTTGAATGTGCAGGGCTCCCGGATACCGGAACTGTTGCGCTTCTCAATATCGGGCATGATTTAACCAACGTTACCTTTATTAAAGATGGAATTTACCATTCAACACGTGACATATCCACTGCTGGGGAGTTTTTTAACCGTACCCTTCAGCGAAATCTTGGGTTAAGCAGTGAAGAGGCTTTATTGGCTATAAAGGGAAGAACAACCACCAATTTGGATATGAATGTATTGAGACAGAGTGTAGAGTATGCTGCAGAGGAGCTTTCATCTGGGATTGATTTGGCATTCTCCTATTATAAAAGCTCTGAAAAAAGCGATACTATAGACAAAATCGTTCTCTCCGGTGGAGGCGCCTATATTCCCAGTCTCATTTCATTTCTCGAAAAACGACACCAAACAACCGTACAGGTTGCTAATCCTTTATCTTATTTAGAATATAACCCCGAACTGTTTGGCAGTGTGGAGCCACAAAATATTTCCGCTCTTTTAACTGTTGCTGTGGGGTTGGCATTACGGAAGGTGGCAGAGTAA
- a CDS encoding TIGR01212 family radical SAM protein (This family includes YhcC from E. coli K-12, an uncharacterized radical SAM protein.), protein MNRYFSYRRYLKGRFGRPILKIPVNGGFSCPNRDGFKSIKGCTFCDNRSFSPVSHNSETPCEQLKGSVKRFSRASQLIIPYLQPFSNTYSDVETLRSVYEPLLEQSNVVGLAIGTRPDCFDEKIYAYLEELSKRTYLSVELGLQSGHDSVLKGINRGHTVYDFVSAVTTLASIGVESVAHVMLGLPGEGSDMIIETAQMLASLPLTGVKIHQLMIIEGTEMEVMFSEGKITTLSLDQYQKLLCDFLSFLRKDQHIHRLLADSKKEYGLIAPAWSAQKNSSLAAIYRYMDSIGFFQGSSFNRV, encoded by the coding sequence GTGAATAGGTATTTCTCTTACAGAAGATATTTAAAAGGCCGCTTTGGGCGGCCTATTCTAAAAATCCCGGTAAATGGAGGATTTTCCTGCCCTAACCGGGACGGGTTCAAAAGTATTAAAGGATGTACTTTCTGTGATAACCGCTCCTTTAGCCCAGTATCCCATAATTCAGAAACCCCCTGTGAGCAGCTTAAGGGAAGTGTAAAAAGATTCTCTCGGGCATCGCAACTTATTATACCTTATCTGCAGCCTTTTTCAAACACTTACTCTGATGTTGAGACGTTACGGTCGGTTTACGAACCTCTTCTGGAACAGTCAAATGTAGTTGGGCTTGCAATAGGCACCAGACCCGATTGTTTTGATGAGAAAATATATGCCTATCTTGAGGAACTTTCAAAGAGAACCTATCTTTCAGTAGAGCTTGGGCTTCAGAGTGGACATGATTCAGTGCTTAAAGGTATTAACAGAGGGCACACAGTTTATGACTTTGTCAGTGCTGTTACAACGCTTGCTTCGATAGGTGTTGAAAGCGTCGCTCATGTGATGCTTGGTTTACCTGGAGAAGGCTCTGATATGATCATTGAAACAGCACAGATGCTTGCATCTCTTCCTTTGACCGGGGTTAAAATCCATCAGCTGATGATTATTGAAGGAACTGAGATGGAAGTAATGTTCTCTGAGGGGAAAATTACCACTCTTAGCCTGGATCAATACCAGAAACTACTTTGTGACTTTCTTTCCTTTTTAAGGAAAGACCAACATATCCATAGACTCCTGGCAGATTCAAAGAAAGAGTATGGACTTATCGCTCCGGCCTGGAGCGCTCAAAAAAACAGCTCACTTGCTGCTATTTACAGGTACATGGATTCAATTGGATTCTTTCAGGGTAGTTCTTTTAACCGGGTATAA